In Pigmentibacter ruber, a genomic segment contains:
- a CDS encoding calcium-binding protein, with translation MKLFPLNNIFSVSFLSIIFFNVGCHKNKQILEENVSDKNSILSKNLISFNEDIFSESEEENLINQDQSELEQQKIIDFHIKYDEYNIELKKDQQNNFWDLYATIYVDQKIHYINLSKKSLEELESRLNEEIITKKSDDIVQLENDFDIKIDYRSSNRILVTDNATGKFDIYKNIDDIKTVFNGNSFIMKKAKTVKFLLRKIRGKDSHNNVLSLKTDIKSRALVIDGADDLAFALENSGLPKYIELTLKSNIYMLFGGAVFIGYEGANQEFHDVRQEYIDSLDDIKKIRKEIIKNISLELNMKSNLNDSIKDDISNNSSIENLTKLSSENTNFKLKFLNKINEFFKTNRILKASDVNNLIKELALMIEKQNATISSANDNKNLSLTKFKKTFEKLNTIDSLSKLPNTERELIVTNINELHKLQNSLNDSLSKYFETFTILPNIKSGLAYMYYGMLALEGKTLTELVALKAKNYSSDIFKLDSFKDLAGTIGTFGNVLLASGQAQMVIAGLSQFKENIREVKTLNAWLEEFKNSKYWNEVENSKLDTTSKQKILATKKIIETFYKSNRNWILTRSAGDTLITAGQAMMFISSPLIGNEPNTAILGAGATILGVTTSQVADHYIENHFTFDEPSKKSLEAKISDGEFDDSEASYTEKLIDRYEKLVDLSRKKTHIRVWQKIYDYILQYPNMDSNTIINNLKNNWKNKNSSINKSKEIYYKEIYLPSLEEIFPRNNSEIFTRNLEFINKSKQLLINNKDSLSFISFVSTHFKEIDSQIQKNKYTPSSLKSEAILLDVNSNTNDIVKLRNIFNFFDQFEITPEFDRRIVKKIILRNGYFWSRENEIDFKKKISERYLKEISVKTNKQPWNIPNPLPGFISYYFPKKLIKSDMLKKPLFFSQKTKKIFIFDREKFINDLNSYNELDTTNKKIVDEFSRLIFDFNSSNYINNQFLNKIVKFKHAFGKETRDVFHLAYNGIAKNIFKTESFRPLMVGAKEQVDQFNALNNLNLNPKKSNLSKFSNYTYSGIKKFSSFANKYNVFMNFVLMPNSLNQIKDSIESGNVKNAVLDSSNFIFNQTDLALDLLRNIGMKSYWSKHPKTFHNLGSLQAVLNFASAAIDIYKGDELIKNSKLVDDVKIKQDLYINGSLSVATGATSLATGIFLPISTKAGPIGSSIAFSIMFAQGTYNAVRTSQRLRELGYTEAEVVMNSISDFFGTYKKDIDPKYNVREMEYAFYNKIIPSILEENNNKYLKNITSSELYFFNKIVYPEIRVFLPFTDYEISSNFSYFDDDYDYPTITPGEKLESQMHLCLTNNIYSSIEASENEKMNLNRIHNENINRYHSKLALKNTIIKSKESEIFTKYGNDTIPCPSTDTFFPMKEVFTKINSSNVPEKRKANLYFVGFGDQGKHGNMISSIIGDKSSINLYNIHPSSYLLQIYGGEKEDIFEFFDIVKGKSFNSTTNGFIDGKDGIDTITFTNFKNDPNYELTISLNEENTSKDFPNFINIENVIGSPLNDIIHGNENENILYGISGNDKIYGHQENDIIYPGKGLDYLNGGSGKDIYVILKNDIENGNIKTIDNFDSKFSLTDNESFDAIMTDIENIKSKKDGSNLILGYIENKTFIEAIIIKNYFNGENYQHIYISDLKGNIFSSNQNSLYSDDVNLNSLVPIDTLKTNKEYINMNELALINYKFNNIIGSNISEKIIGNHEDNSISGNGGNDILYGNSGKDLLSVYLNTRIETLTSLKYPILNGGTDSDVYVINMDKDAEQNKYFLKIENEDINEDNDFIIINDHNKKITSVKFSKQSDQRKIENHLKISIIDDKNNQFIVLIHKWFDSSKYRHLEVQVGDYLTIDSTLLDLIRTNIEDNENKLSDSFVFNIYNNEFKSIKILNHSFNVFDSNRMDIEQKEIDFSDLSNSKFEKIKMNNDLFLNIENNNSFVLIKDFYLNKKNINLKLNHNSIKKLDFISN, from the coding sequence ATGAAACTTTTTCCGTTAAATAATATTTTTTCAGTTTCTTTCTTGTCTATAATTTTTTTTAATGTAGGGTGCCATAAAAATAAACAAATATTAGAAGAGAATGTATCAGATAAAAATTCAATACTTTCAAAAAATTTAATTAGTTTTAATGAAGACATATTCTCTGAAAGTGAAGAAGAAAATTTAATAAATCAAGACCAATCAGAACTAGAGCAACAAAAAATAATAGATTTTCACATTAAATATGATGAATATAATATTGAATTAAAAAAAGATCAACAAAACAATTTTTGGGATTTATATGCAACAATTTATGTAGATCAAAAAATTCACTATATTAACCTATCAAAAAAATCTTTAGAAGAATTAGAAAGCAGGCTTAATGAAGAGATCATAACAAAAAAGTCAGATGATATTGTGCAACTTGAAAATGATTTTGATATTAAAATTGATTATAGAAGCAGTAATAGAATATTAGTAACGGATAATGCCACTGGAAAATTTGATATCTATAAAAATATTGATGATATAAAAACTGTTTTTAATGGCAATTCTTTTATTATGAAAAAAGCAAAAACAGTAAAATTTTTGCTGAGAAAGATAAGAGGAAAAGATTCACATAATAATGTTTTAAGTTTAAAAACAGATATAAAAAGTAGAGCTCTTGTGATAGATGGAGCTGATGATCTTGCTTTTGCTTTAGAAAATTCAGGTTTGCCAAAATATATAGAATTAACATTAAAATCAAATATATATATGTTATTTGGAGGCGCTGTTTTTATAGGATATGAAGGAGCGAATCAAGAATTTCATGATGTAAGACAAGAATATATTGATAGTTTAGATGATATAAAAAAGATTAGAAAAGAAATTATTAAAAACATTTCATTAGAATTAAATATGAAATCAAATTTAAACGATTCAATTAAAGATGATATATCGAATAATTCTAGTATAGAAAACTTGACAAAGTTATCTTCTGAAAATACCAATTTTAAATTGAAATTTTTAAATAAAATTAATGAATTTTTCAAGACAAATAGAATTCTAAAAGCAAGTGATGTCAATAATTTAATTAAAGAATTGGCTTTAATGATTGAAAAGCAAAACGCAACTATTTCGAGTGCTAATGATAATAAAAATCTTAGCTTAACTAAATTTAAAAAAACTTTTGAAAAATTAAATACCATAGATTCTCTTTCAAAACTTCCAAATACAGAAAGAGAGCTTATTGTAACAAATATTAATGAATTACATAAACTACAAAATAGTTTGAATGATTCACTATCAAAATACTTTGAAACATTTACTATTTTACCAAATATCAAAAGTGGTTTGGCTTATATGTATTATGGCATGCTTGCTTTAGAAGGAAAAACATTAACTGAATTAGTTGCTTTGAAAGCTAAGAATTATAGTAGCGATATATTTAAGCTAGACTCGTTTAAGGATCTTGCTGGAACAATAGGAACATTTGGTAATGTTCTACTAGCTTCTGGGCAGGCACAAATGGTTATTGCTGGACTCTCACAATTTAAAGAAAATATTAGGGAAGTAAAAACTCTAAATGCTTGGTTAGAAGAATTTAAAAATAGCAAATACTGGAATGAAGTAGAAAATTCAAAATTAGATACAACTTCAAAACAAAAAATATTAGCTACAAAAAAAATAATTGAAACATTTTATAAAAGTAACAGAAATTGGATTTTAACCCGCTCTGCTGGAGATACTTTAATTACTGCAGGTCAAGCAATGATGTTTATTTCAAGTCCATTAATAGGTAATGAACCAAATACAGCAATTTTAGGAGCAGGTGCAACAATTTTAGGTGTAACAACTTCGCAAGTTGCAGATCATTATATTGAAAACCATTTCACCTTTGATGAGCCATCTAAAAAATCGTTGGAAGCAAAAATTTCTGATGGTGAATTTGATGATTCTGAAGCAAGTTATACAGAAAAATTAATTGATAGATATGAAAAGCTTGTTGATCTTTCAAGAAAAAAAACGCATATTCGTGTTTGGCAGAAAATATATGATTATATTCTGCAGTATCCTAACATGGATTCTAATACTATAATCAATAATCTTAAAAATAATTGGAAAAATAAAAATTCATCTATAAACAAGTCTAAAGAAATATATTATAAAGAAATATATTTACCTTCATTAGAAGAAATATTTCCAAGAAATAATTCAGAGATATTTACAAGAAATTTAGAATTTATTAATAAATCAAAGCAATTATTAATAAACAACAAAGATTCTCTTTCTTTTATTTCTTTTGTTTCTACTCACTTTAAAGAAATAGATTCGCAAATTCAAAAGAATAAATATACTCCTTCTTCTTTAAAATCAGAAGCCATTTTGTTGGATGTAAATAGTAATACAAATGATATAGTTAAATTAAGAAACATTTTCAACTTTTTTGATCAATTTGAAATAACTCCAGAATTTGATAGAAGAATAGTCAAAAAAATTATATTACGCAATGGTTATTTTTGGTCCCGTGAGAATGAAATTGATTTTAAAAAGAAAATATCAGAAAGATATTTAAAAGAAATATCAGTAAAAACTAATAAACAGCCATGGAATATTCCAAATCCATTGCCAGGTTTTATATCATATTATTTTCCTAAAAAATTAATAAAGTCAGATATGTTAAAAAAACCATTATTTTTCTCTCAAAAAACAAAAAAAATATTTATATTTGATAGAGAGAAATTTATTAATGATTTAAATAGTTATAATGAGTTAGATACCACTAATAAAAAAATTGTTGATGAATTTTCAAGACTTATTTTTGACTTTAACTCTTCAAACTATATTAATAATCAATTTTTAAATAAAATAGTTAAATTCAAACATGCTTTTGGAAAAGAAACTAGAGATGTTTTTCATTTAGCTTATAACGGGATTGCAAAAAATATATTTAAAACAGAATCCTTTAGACCATTAATGGTAGGAGCAAAAGAGCAAGTTGATCAATTTAATGCTCTAAATAATTTAAATTTAAATCCGAAGAAATCAAATTTATCTAAATTTTCAAATTATACTTATAGTGGAATTAAAAAATTCTCTTCTTTTGCAAATAAATATAATGTTTTTATGAATTTTGTTTTAATGCCAAATTCTTTAAATCAAATTAAGGATTCTATCGAGAGCGGGAATGTAAAAAATGCTGTTCTAGATTCATCAAATTTTATTTTTAATCAGACAGATTTAGCTTTAGATTTATTAAGAAATATAGGAATGAAATCTTACTGGTCAAAGCATCCTAAAACGTTTCATAATTTAGGTTCATTACAAGCTGTCCTAAACTTTGCTTCTGCAGCAATAGACATTTATAAAGGAGATGAGCTAATAAAAAACTCTAAATTAGTCGATGATGTAAAAATAAAACAAGATTTATATATAAATGGTTCTTTATCAGTTGCAACGGGAGCAACTTCCCTAGCAACAGGAATTTTTTTACCTATTTCAACGAAGGCTGGTCCAATTGGTTCATCTATAGCATTTTCAATTATGTTTGCACAAGGAACATATAATGCTGTGCGAACTTCACAAAGATTAAGAGAACTTGGTTATACAGAAGCAGAGGTTGTAATGAATTCAATATCAGATTTTTTTGGTACCTATAAAAAAGATATTGATCCTAAATATAATGTAAGGGAAATGGAGTATGCATTTTATAACAAAATTATTCCTAGTATTCTCGAAGAAAATAATAATAAATATTTAAAAAATATAACTTCAAGTGAATTATATTTTTTCAATAAAATTGTTTATCCTGAAATTAGAGTATTTTTGCCTTTTACAGATTACGAAATATCCAGTAACTTTTCATACTTTGATGATGATTATGATTATCCAACAATAACTCCAGGTGAAAAACTGGAATCTCAAATGCATTTATGTCTAACAAATAATATTTATTCTTCAATAGAAGCTTCTGAAAATGAAAAAATGAATTTAAACCGAATTCATAATGAAAATATAAATAGATATCATTCAAAATTAGCTTTAAAAAATACGATTATTAAATCAAAAGAAAGTGAAATATTTACAAAATATGGAAATGACACAATTCCATGTCCTTCAACTGATACATTTTTCCCTATGAAAGAAGTATTTACTAAAATAAATTCAAGTAACGTTCCAGAAAAACGCAAAGCAAACTTATATTTTGTTGGTTTTGGTGATCAAGGAAAACATGGTAATATGATAAGTTCTATTATAGGGGATAAATCTTCTATAAACTTATATAACATTCATCCTTCTTCATATTTACTTCAAATATATGGCGGAGAAAAAGAGGATATTTTTGAATTTTTTGATATTGTTAAAGGAAAAAGTTTTAATTCTACAACAAACGGATTTATAGATGGAAAAGATGGGATAGATACTATTACATTTACTAACTTTAAAAATGATCCTAATTATGAATTAACTATATCTTTAAATGAAGAAAATACTTCAAAAGATTTCCCTAATTTTATAAATATAGAAAATGTCATTGGATCACCTTTAAATGATATTATTCATGGAAACGAAAATGAAAATATTTTGTATGGAATTTCAGGAAATGATAAAATTTATGGTCATCAAGAAAACGATATTATTTACCCTGGAAAAGGACTTGACTATCTAAATGGTGGATCAGGAAAAGATATCTATGTTATTTTAAAAAATGATATAGAAAATGGTAATATTAAAACTATTGATAATTTCGATTCAAAGTTTAGTTTAACTGACAATGAAAGCTTTGATGCTATAATGACGGATATAGAAAATATTAAATCAAAAAAAGATGGTTCTAATTTAATTTTAGGTTATATTGAGAATAAAACCTTTATTGAAGCAATCATAATTAAAAACTATTTTAATGGTGAAAATTATCAACATATATATATTTCAGATCTAAAAGGAAATATTTTTAGTTCTAATCAAAATTCTCTCTATTCAGATGATGTAAATTTAAATTCTTTGGTACCTATTGATACTTTAAAAACAAATAAAGAATATATTAATATGAATGAATTAGCGTTAATTAATTATAAATTTAATAATATAATAGGTTCAAATATTTCAGAAAAAATAATAGGTAATCATGAAGACAATAGTATTTCCGGAAATGGTGGTAACGATATTTTGTATGGAAATTCTGGAAAGGATTTATTATCTGTTTACTTAAATACAAGAATTGAAACCCTGACTTCTTTAAAATATCCCATTCTTAATGGGGGAACTGATTCCGACGTGTATGTTATTAATATGGATAAAGATGCTGAACAAAATAAATATTTTTTAAAAATAGAAAATGAAGATATAAATGAAGACAATGATTTTATCATCATAAATGATCACAATAAAAAAATTACTTCGGTTAAGTTTAGTAAGCAATCAGATCAGAGGAAGATTGAAAATCATTTAAAAATTTCTATTATTGATGATAAAAATAATCAATTTATTGTTTTAATTCATAAATGGTTTGACTCTTCTAAATATAGACATTTAGAAGTTCAAGTTGGAGATTATTTAACCATTGATAGTACGTTATTAGATTTAATAAGAACAAATATTGAGGATAATGAAAATAAATTATCAGATTCTTTTGTCTTTAATATCTATAATAATGAATTTAAATCTATTAAAATTTTAAACCATTCTTTCAATGTATTTGATTCCAATAGAATGGATATAGAACAGAAAGAAATTGATTTTTCTGATTTAAGTAATTCTAAATTTGAAAAAATTAAAATGAATAATGATTTATTTTTAAATATAGAAAATAACAATTCATTTGTCTTAATTAAGGATTTTTATCTAAACAAGAAAAATATAAACCTTAAGTTAAATCATAATTCAATTAAGAAACTTGATTTTATTTCAAATTAA
- a CDS encoding MFS transporter yields the protein MREIKFIFSIFLVFVADHILLFALPLIVFNTTNNISAAGLAYFIEWLPRVLFLPFGGYLTDKFGSKKSLIFIDLVKIVACFIAFIILSTTHYSIAVVIGILGAISSLGTSQTAIAADVLLMKNIELKRYTKVVSYLNMCDQVSMLVGPAIAIFLVTYLPIKYFLLIVPIFYLYNLINTLNQKWRDDTDRLMINKNHESFLISFKNTLLIFKKFPILLFFALQASLINFIISIVEAAGAPLVKILYLKSDAEFGLLNIVAGSFGALSMIITSHFIDEKKVFYFSIIGAFGIILSSYICVFSTGFFSFVTFYGLIIAFTLVNSLFARILRKTLVEVSMLGKITGCLLAINQISVPFSGLFISFLNDIKEIKNLMFYSTNLLILFFLLSYYFSFKYRKLSSNEKDASAKNKISVSA from the coding sequence TTGAGAGAAATTAAATTTATATTTAGTATATTTCTAGTTTTTGTAGCTGATCATATTTTGTTATTTGCTTTGCCATTGATTGTGTTTAACACTACAAATAATATTTCTGCAGCAGGGCTGGCCTATTTTATTGAATGGTTGCCGCGTGTTTTGTTTCTTCCTTTTGGTGGATATTTAACCGATAAATTTGGGTCTAAAAAATCATTGATTTTTATTGATTTAGTGAAAATAGTTGCTTGTTTTATTGCTTTTATAATTTTATCCACAACTCATTATAGCATAGCAGTTGTAATCGGTATTTTAGGAGCAATAAGTTCATTGGGAACGTCACAAACAGCAATTGCGGCTGATGTGTTACTTATGAAAAATATTGAATTAAAAAGATATACAAAAGTTGTATCATATTTAAATATGTGTGATCAAGTTTCTATGTTAGTAGGTCCTGCAATAGCAATATTTTTAGTTACATATTTACCAATAAAATATTTTTTATTAATTGTCCCAATTTTTTACTTATACAATTTAATAAATACATTAAATCAGAAATGGCGAGATGACACAGACAGATTAATGATCAATAAAAATCATGAATCGTTCTTAATTAGTTTTAAAAATACGTTACTTATTTTTAAAAAATTTCCAATCCTACTTTTCTTTGCATTGCAAGCAAGTCTTATAAATTTTATTATTAGTATTGTTGAAGCTGCAGGTGCTCCCTTAGTAAAAATTTTATATCTTAAATCTGATGCTGAATTTGGACTGTTAAACATTGTTGCTGGAAGTTTTGGTGCATTATCAATGATAATTACTTCACATTTTATTGATGAAAAAAAAGTATTTTATTTTTCAATAATCGGTGCATTTGGTATAATCTTATCCTCATATATTTGTGTATTCTCAACTGGATTTTTCTCATTTGTAACTTTTTATGGTTTAATTATTGCTTTTACATTGGTAAATTCTCTATTTGCAAGAATTTTAAGAAAAACTTTAGTAGAAGTTTCTATGCTAGGAAAGATAACTGGCTGTTTACTTGCTATTAATCAAATTTCAGTTCCTTTTTCTGGGCTTTTTATTTCATTTCTGAATGATATAAAAGAAATAAAAAATTTAATGTTTTATAGTACTAATTTGCTTATTTTATTTTTCCTATTAAGTTATTATTTTTCTTTTAAATACAGAAAATTATCTTCAAATGAAAAGGATGCATCTGCAAAAAATAAAATTTCTGTTAGTGCATGA
- a CDS encoding dTDP-4-dehydrorhamnose 3,5-epimerase family protein, giving the protein MVLVDCREGSPTLHNKVELHFKPSPIRYLIIPPGVAHAFKNLENIFTVNRPRLLLNSKGNYIPKNDVIDWPLSNYNYPILKPNKILADIQFYQKQAEEQKKFINTLKSSDYYATPISRLYTDPASGKKYKVTLNHKKEV; this is encoded by the coding sequence TTGGTTTTAGTTGATTGTAGAGAGGGCTCTCCTACCTTGCATAATAAGGTTGAATTACATTTTAAACCTTCACCAATTAGATATTTAATTATACCACCGGGGGTTGCTCATGCTTTTAAAAATTTGGAAAATATATTTACAGTTAATCGTCCAAGATTACTGTTAAATTCAAAAGGGAATTACATTCCAAAAAATGATGTTATCGATTGGCCTCTTTCTAATTATAATTATCCAATATTAAAACCAAATAAAATATTAGCAGATATTCAATTCTATCAGAAACAAGCTGAAGAGCAGAAAAAATTTATTAATACACTTAAGAGTAGTGATTACTATGCAACACCTATATCAAGACTCTATACAGATCCTGCTTCAGGAAAAAAATATAAAGTAACATTAAACCATAAAAAAGAGGTTTAA
- a CDS encoding FAD-binding and (Fe-S)-binding domain-containing protein — translation MNSAELDNWLDIAGLMPPLPSEAAKKLKDKLGINLSSSHTFLPNILTRREFDSDVLPVLNYTLPKEMVDFISNRVEKTFELRNKLKMLKNRIVEIVGEGNFSALWLDREAFSADSMEHRALMTEAVVHIYSSKALQEIVTLFSKQDIPMIPYGEGGGYNMGVTPMAPAVTISVRGIDHISEIKPSRKNNGKYEISVGAGVPFKDLVQYLMKRGYVLRCDPNTPRAATGGIAATGSNGGRKAFEVILSGRAVTHEGLAVLFATSEYEANCINNEPFLLARKFFSIEDVSLFEKTLDEVKKKRRIACPTPNAQGIVVPLQGMKANANMLAQAASENKTLVDTMADLPPLPISAFVGAEGTTGFIYEVTFEIEKPLEWLQASRWHFTSVDAAMAATREIKKLNKDNQPEYFEFISGQSIRRYLIQDFPSVFTNETEAVIILAVEGETERKCQEKHSLNEETIFQTLAKLEYNKSEVIIKLEKTNILNQNKNIEEFEILRKPREELPKKLRTKCKTDMEIRTEYLGEVLKIVDKTSPKSMSEKKQDVLFGHLTPNHTAIIHWNIGGFDLYDEEQADIAWDYLESVIGKAQNLAPKSDKNGSARFTGEHGVAGKAPFLWLNYIPADDFLRMCKVKDLLDPKGLYNPDTLFLRTSHSRALRARLLNTSAKYIKESLEKSNALKKGNKDTLEFEEHLLIAENFAVAEGQKCTRCNSCKVCPVIDAEHELEREKKRNSKNSVLPSKRNILMFMEKITHIRRTAEQSNDPHLVNKIFQTTSLMMKESAELLKKCFYCRRCDKACPVDIEIHPLMRAYQTMGKLPSMGSKLWGFLYERLMGEDIFKSATYRIIAFFTLLGAPFLAFLRKIKIIPDWIKTYTVPPTLSLAHYHAHEHGIKIQPTDNFVLIKNDQSNENFIAQSTHQPDKVFIRYRGCMDTFGNPAATEGVDEYFKNILNARIVDLEKKMCCGFPFEADGLHERAKQAQIMSLIEIAKCISRLVLECHSAMQEIPKFILFSNCPTCCEAIKEMRNLLKNEATTEYVRLKANITEDFDMRLIDFDTMDTAELAMSIIKKIPEFQEAKKAKKTVGLKVPCHNTKSATAAQLELLNLYFTGVAAYDRCCGLSGTGRLKHPKIGTKISEKLFEQIREQPAEIVVSGCPSCRDGVKMQKEILAAKKDEIANFEVSGIFQEIMKTVKS, via the coding sequence TTTTCTGCAGATAGTATGGAACATAGAGCTCTCATGACAGAAGCAGTTGTGCATATTTACTCAAGTAAAGCATTACAAGAAATTGTAACTTTATTTAGTAAACAGGACATTCCTATGATCCCATATGGTGAAGGTGGTGGCTATAATATGGGAGTCACGCCAATGGCCCCCGCAGTTACGATAAGCGTCAGGGGAATTGATCATATTTCTGAGATAAAACCTAGTAGGAAAAATAATGGAAAATATGAAATATCTGTTGGTGCTGGTGTGCCATTTAAAGATTTAGTGCAATATTTAATGAAACGCGGTTATGTTTTGCGCTGTGATCCAAACACTCCACGCGCTGCAACTGGTGGAATAGCGGCTACAGGCAGTAATGGCGGGAGAAAAGCATTTGAAGTTATTTTAAGTGGTAGAGCTGTTACACATGAAGGATTAGCTGTGTTGTTCGCCACGAGTGAATATGAAGCTAATTGTATTAACAATGAGCCTTTTTTATTAGCAAGAAAATTCTTTAGTATTGAAGATGTTTCTTTATTTGAAAAAACACTTGATGAAGTAAAAAAGAAAAGAAGAATAGCTTGCCCAACTCCCAATGCCCAAGGAATTGTTGTTCCATTACAAGGGATGAAAGCAAATGCAAATATGCTTGCACAAGCTGCATCTGAAAATAAAACATTAGTTGATACTATGGCTGATTTACCTCCACTACCTATATCTGCATTTGTTGGGGCTGAAGGTACTACTGGATTTATCTATGAAGTTACATTTGAAATTGAAAAACCTTTGGAATGGCTTCAAGCTTCGAGATGGCATTTTACAAGTGTTGATGCAGCTATGGCTGCTACAAGAGAAATCAAAAAATTAAACAAAGATAATCAACCCGAATATTTTGAATTTATTTCCGGACAAAGTATTCGTCGTTACTTAATTCAAGATTTTCCCTCTGTATTTACTAATGAAACAGAGGCAGTAATCATTCTTGCTGTTGAAGGCGAAACAGAAAGAAAATGCCAAGAAAAACATTCTTTAAATGAAGAAACAATATTCCAAACATTAGCTAAACTTGAATACAATAAATCTGAAGTAATAATAAAATTAGAAAAAACTAATATTCTAAATCAAAATAAAAATATTGAAGAATTTGAAATATTAAGAAAACCTAGAGAGGAATTACCAAAAAAACTACGCACAAAATGTAAAACTGATATGGAAATTCGAACAGAATATTTAGGAGAAGTATTAAAAATAGTTGATAAAACTTCACCTAAAAGTATGTCAGAGAAAAAGCAAGATGTTCTATTTGGACATTTAACTCCAAATCATACTGCAATTATTCACTGGAATATTGGTGGATTTGATCTCTATGATGAAGAACAGGCCGACATTGCTTGGGATTATTTAGAAAGTGTGATTGGAAAGGCGCAAAATCTTGCACCAAAAAGTGATAAAAATGGAAGTGCACGTTTTACTGGAGAACATGGTGTTGCTGGAAAAGCTCCATTCTTATGGCTAAATTATATCCCAGCAGACGATTTTTTAAGAATGTGTAAAGTTAAAGATTTATTAGATCCAAAAGGTCTTTATAATCCTGATACATTATTTTTAAGAACGAGCCATTCCAGAGCTCTTCGTGCAAGATTATTAAATACAAGTGCTAAATATATAAAAGAATCATTAGAAAAATCTAATGCACTAAAAAAAGGTAACAAAGATACTCTTGAATTTGAAGAACACTTATTAATAGCAGAAAATTTTGCTGTTGCTGAAGGACAAAAATGTACTCGTTGCAATAGTTGTAAAGTTTGTCCAGTAATTGATGCCGAGCATGAACTTGAAAGAGAAAAGAAAAGAAATTCAAAAAATTCTGTTTTACCTAGTAAACGTAATATTCTTATGTTTATGGAAAAAATAACTCATATAAGAAGAACAGCTGAACAAAGTAACGATCCGCATTTAGTCAATAAAATATTTCAAACAACTTCACTAATGATGAAGGAAAGTGCAGAGTTACTTAAAAAATGTTTTTACTGCAGGCGCTGCGATAAAGCTTGCCCTGTTGATATTGAAATTCACCCTCTCATGCGAGCCTATCAAACCATGGGCAAACTTCCATCGATGGGATCTAAACTGTGGGGTTTTTTATATGAACGTTTAATGGGTGAAGATATTTTTAAATCAGCTACATATCGTATAATTGCATTTTTTACTTTATTGGGAGCTCCATTCCTTGCATTTTTAAGAAAAATAAAAATAATTCCGGATTGGATAAAAACATATACAGTACCACCAACTTTATCTTTAGCGCATTATCATGCCCATGAACATGGAATTAAAATTCAACCGACAGATAACTTTGTTCTCATTAAAAATGATCAAAGTAATGAAAATTTTATTGCTCAAAGTACTCATCAACCTGATAAAGTATTCATCCGTTATCGTGGATGTATGGATACGTTTGGCAATCCAGCAGCCACTGAGGGGGTTGATGAATATTTTAAAAATATATTGAATGCTCGAATAGTAGACCTAGAAAAAAAGATGTGCTGTGGTTTTCCTTTTGAAGCAGATGGTTTACATGAACGTGCCAAACAGGCACAAATAATGAGTCTAATAGAAATTGCCAAATGTATTTCTCGTCTCGTCCTTGAATGTCACTCAGCTATGCAAGAAATTCCAAAATTTATTTTATTTTCTAATTGTCCTACTTGTTGCGAAGCCATTAAAGAAATGCGCAATTTATTAAAAAATGAAGCCACTACCGAATATGTTCGTTTAAAAGCAAATATCACAGAAGATTTTGATATGCGATTAATTGATTTTGACACAATGGACACTGCTGAATTGGCAATGTCAATAATAAAGAAAATACCAGAATTTCAAGAAGCTAAAAAAGCTAAGAAAACCGTTGGCCTTAAAGTACCATGTCATAACACCAAATCAGCAACAGCAGCGCAATTAGAATTGCTTAACTTATATTTTACTGGTGTTGCTGCCTATGACAGATGCTGCGGATTATCGGGTACAGGACGCTTAAAGCATCCAAAAATTGGAACTAAAATTTCTGAAAAATTATTTGAACAAATACGTGAACAACCTGCTGAAATTGTTGTTAGTGGATGCCCTAGCTGCAGAGATGGTGTGAAAATGCAAAAAGAAATTCTTGCTGCTAAAAAAGATGAAATTGCAAATTTTGAAGTTTCAGGAATTTTTCAAGAAATAATGAAGACAGTGAAATCTTAA